The segment TCAAGGTGTACGGCCACGTCCGCAAACCGGGTGAGGAGCTGCTCCATACCTTCATGCTTTATGACCTGAGCTTTACCGATCGAGAGCACGGGTGGATCGCCGGTGATATGGGGACGATCCTGCATACCGATGACGGCGGAAAAACGTGGAAACATCAGGCAGGCGGGCCGATTCAAACCCCTGGAGGAAACGTGGTGCTCCAGGGAATCCGCTTCGTCAATCCGCTCGAAGGATGGGCGGTGGGGGAGTTCGGAACCATAATGCATACATCCGACGGCGGGAAGAGCTGGGAGTTTCAGTCGAGACAGGCCTATCTGCTCTCAGGGGTCTGCTTCATAAACGGGAAGATCGGCTGGGCCGTGGGCGATAGGGGTGAGGTGCTCTTCACGGATGACGGCGGAAGGACCTGGTATCCTCAGGATAGCTCCACGGGCGAATGCTTCGGGGATGTGTATTTCGTCGACGAGAAGAACGGCTGGGGCGTGGCGGAATGGGGAACCATCGTCCATACCACCGACGGCGGGAAAACGTGGAAGCTGCAGAAAAGCGGAACCAAGCAGGCACTTTTAGGCGTCTATTTCGTCGATAGGAGCTTCGGCTGGGTAGTCGGAAACGCCGGTGAGATCCTCCACACGGAGAACGGAGGTGAAACGTGGATGAAGCAGAAGAGCGGCGTCGATAGGGATCTGATGGATGTATACTTCATCGACAGGAACTACGGCTGGGTTGTAGGCGATGGCGGTGTGATACTGCACACCGAGGATGGCGGTAAGACCTGGATCAGACAGGGGAATTTCGATGTGTGGTTTCTGGGCGTGCACTTTGTAAACAGAAAAGAGGGGTGGGTCGTTGGTGTCGGCGGAACCATTATCCATACCTCCGATGGGGGTAGGAACTGGGTTAAACAATACTCCGGGGTGAAAAACTCACTCAGCGATGTCTTCTTCCTGAACAGCCGCGTCGGATGGGTCGTGGGCGGAGAAGGCACGATACTTGCTACAAGAAACGGAGGGAGAAATTGGAGCAAGAGGTTCAGCGGCACGAGGTATAACCTCAACTCGATATACTTCACCGATCCCAAACACGGCTGGATAACGGGGGATAACGGGATAATCTTGAAATTCATGCCGAGATAGGGAGGGATGAAGGATGAACACCGCCAGGACGGCGTTTTTAATGATAGCGCTTACGCTTCTGTTGATGTTCATCGGAGGCATGCTGGGCGGCAGGGACGGGGCGATAATCGCCCTGATCTTCGCCGGAGGGATGAACTTCTTCTCCTATTGGCTCAGCGATAAGATCGTGCTTGCCATGTACAGGGCCAGGGAGGTAGGGCCGAGTCACAGGCTCTACAGGATAGTTGAGCGGCTGGCAGCCCGTTCCGGCATGCCGATGCCGCGCGTGTATGTCATTCCGACAGACTCCCCCAACGCATTTGCCACGGGGAGAAGCCCGAGACATGCCGCCGTGGCGGCGACAGAGGGCATACTTCACATGCTGGACGACGATGAGCTGGAGGCCGTTTTGGCACATGAGCTGTCGCATATAAGACACAGGGATATCCTGATAGCGACCATAGCCGCCACGCTCGCCGGTGCGATCATGATGCTCGCCCATTGGGCGAGATGGGCGGCCATCTTCGGAGGTTTCGGCGGCAGGGATGACGATGAGGGAGGTGGCGCAAACATCCTGGTTCTGCTCTTCATGGTGATCGTCGCGCCGATAGCGGCGATGTTGATCCAGTTGGCGATATCCAGGTCCCGCGAATATGCCGCCGATGAGGGAAGCGCAAAGCTGTCGGGTAAGCCGCTTGCTCTGGCAAGCGCCCTTGTGAAGATCGAACAAGGCGCCCGATACTATCCGCTTAAGGCAAATGAAGCGACGGCTCACATGTTCATCGTCAATCCGCTTAAAGGCGGGTTGTCAGGGCTGTTCAGAACCCATCCACCGACCGAGGAGCGAGTACGTCGTCTCAGAAGAATCGCCGCGCAGATGGGAATCGTTCGATGAAGATCAAAAGGATCAGGCTAAAAAACGTCAAAAGCTACCTCGACCAGACGATCTCATTCCATGAGGGCGTCAACTTTATCTCCGGTCCCAACGGCTCCGGGAAGAGCACCATCGTCGAAAGCATAGGTTACGCCCTCTTCGGATGTAAACCCGAATATAGGTTCAGCGATTTCATACGGCACGGCCAACGACGCGGCGAGATAGAGATATGGATCGAGGCCAACGATGAAAGGGAATACCGCGTGATACGACGGTTCACCTCCCGAAGCGGTCAAGCCTGGCTGATACTCGACGAGGAGACGGGGATGGAGCTGGAGAGCGGCGAGACGGACGTCAAGGACTGGCTGAGGGAAAACCTGGGGCTGTCGTCCGGCGTCGAGCCTGAAAGCCTTTTCAAAACGGTCATAGGCGTCAGACAGGGAACCTTCGTCGCCCCCTTCCTCGCCACACCCAAAGAGCGGGAGAGATACTTCAACTCCATACTCAACCTGGAAAGCTACAGAGAGGCCTTCGAAAGGACGAGGGAGGCGGAAAGCCTCATCAGATCCGAAATCGAGCTGCTTTCAGAGAGGATCAAGATCCTCTCCGAAAGATGCCAGGGATATGAGGGGATGAAAGAGGAACTGGAGGAGGTCAGATCTGAGCTCAGATCGGTCGAGGAGAGCGAGGGGCGCTTAAGCTCCCTCTTAGCTGAAAGGAAAAAACTGTTGGAGATACAGCAGGAGCTGCAGGAGGAGATAAAGTCCCGAGAGGAGGAGATGGCGAGGCTGGAGAAGAGAATCGAGAGGACGAAGGCTGAGAGGAAGGGGATAGAGGATAAGATCACAGAGGCCAAGAAGGCCGCCGAGGTGCTGAAGCTCACCGAACCGGAGCATAAACGATATCTCCAGATAGAATCGGAGCTTGAGAGGATCGAGGAACAACGGAAGGAGAGGGATTCGCTCCAAAAGGA is part of the Candidatus Poribacteria bacterium genome and harbors:
- the htpX gene encoding zinc metalloprotease HtpX, whose translation is MNTARTAFLMIALTLLLMFIGGMLGGRDGAIIALIFAGGMNFFSYWLSDKIVLAMYRAREVGPSHRLYRIVERLAARSGMPMPRVYVIPTDSPNAFATGRSPRHAAVAATEGILHMLDDDELEAVLAHELSHIRHRDILIATIAATLAGAIMMLAHWARWAAIFGGFGGRDDDEGGGANILVLLFMVIVAPIAAMLIQLAISRSREYAADEGSAKLSGKPLALASALVKIEQGARYYPLKANEATAHMFIVNPLKGGLSGLFRTHPPTEERVRRLRRIAAQMGIVR